The following are from one region of the Oryzias melastigma strain HK-1 linkage group LG22, ASM292280v2, whole genome shotgun sequence genome:
- the LOC112145284 gene encoding alcohol dehydrogenase 1 produces the protein MSTIGEVIKCKAAVAWEPNKPVVIEEIEVAPPQENEVRIKIVATSVCHSDLYHLFEYMHPEGFPTVLGHEAAGVVESVGPGVTEFQPGDKVIPVFLGQCRECRFCKSPKTNQCELAWTRVSDVILASVESRFTCKGKKVLQFMGTSTFSEYTVVHQSAVAKIDPAAPLDKVCVLGCGICTGYGAAVNVAKVELGSTCAVFGLGAVGLAAVMGCKDAGATRIIAVDINSEKAEKAKVFGATDFVNPKDHNKPINQVLAEMTNGGVDYSLECVGKVEVMRTALESCIKAWGVSVIVGWTDVYNVSVKPLSLLCGRTWKGCMFGGFKSKDGVAQMVKEYLDKKLMVDEFITHNMTLDQINDAIGLMKDCKCIRTVITLSPQ, from the exons ATGTCCACAATTGGGGAG GTCATCAAGTGTAAAGCAGCAGTGGCCTGGGAGCCCAACAAGCCTGTGGTTATTGAGGAGATTGAAGTAGCACCCCCACAGGAAAATGAGGTTCGCATTAAG ATTGTGGCGACGTCTGTGTGTCACTCAGACCTGTACCACTTGTTTGAGTATATGCATCCAGAGGGCTTCCCAACTGTACTCGGACACGAGGCGGCCGGCGTCGTAGAGAGTGTCGGACCTGGAGTCACAGAGTTTCAGCCAG gAGACAAAGTGATTCCTGTTTTCCTCGGTCAGTGCAGAGAATGTCGTTTTTGTAAAAGTCCCAAGACCAACCAATGTGAACTTGCATG GACCAGGGTCAGTGACGTAATACTGGCCTCTGTGGAATCTCGATTTACCTGCAAAGGTAAGAAGGTGCTGCAGTTCATGGGGACCAGCACCTTCTCGGAGTACACCGTGGTTCACCAGAGTGCCGTGGCCAAGATCGACCCTGCTGCTCCTCTGGACAAAGTCTGCGTCCTCGGATGTGGGATCTGCACTGGTTATGGAGCAGCAGTGAATGTTGCAAAG GTTGAGCTGGGCTCCACGTGTGCAGTCTTTGGTCTGGGAGCTGTGGGTTTAGCTGCAGTTATGGGCTGCAAAGATGCAGGAGCCACAAGGATCATCGCCGTTGACATCAACTCAGAGAAAGCTGAGAAGGCCAAAGTATTTGGTGCAACTGACTTTGTGAATCCTAAAGATCATAACAAACCCATCAATCAAGTCCTGGCAGAGATGACCAACGGGGGCGTGGACTACTCCTTGGAATGTGTTGGAAAAGTGGAAGTCATG CGTACTGCATTAGAGTCCTGCATAAAAGCCTGGGGTGTCTCTGTGATTGTTGGTTGGACGGATGTCTATAACGTCTCAGTCAAACCTCTGAGCCTCCTTTGTGGACGTACTTGGAAAGGTTGCATGTTTGGCG gTTTCAAAAGTAAAGACGGAGTAGCTCAGATGGTTAAAGAATACCTGGATAAGAAGTTGATGGTGGATGAATTCATTACTCACAACATGACTCTGGACCAGATCAATGATGCCATTGGGCTGATGAAGGACTGTAAATG catCCGGACTGTGATAACTTTGTCTCCACAGTAA